Part of the Labrenzia sp. PHM005 genome is shown below.
CAAGGGCAGTGCTGATCCCCTCGCCCGGTTATGAATCCTGGCCGGAGCCGGTCATGCAGGCTTGCCGTGAAGCGGCCCGAAAAACCAATCTGCGCTTGATCGGCCCCGGCAGTCTGGGAGTTTCAGTCCCGGCCAAAGGGCTCAATGCGCTGCTGAGTGCAGAACAGCCTACAAAAGGTGACATCGCCTTCTTCTCCCGCTCTGGCGCTGTCTTGAACGCGACCCTTTCCTGGGCCAAGACCCACAACACAGGTTTTTCATCCGTAGTGTCCCTTGGCGCGCGGATCGATGTCGATGTCAGCGACCTGATTGACTATTTCGCGCAGGATTACCGCACGCGCGCCATCGTTCTGCATCTGGAAGGCATAGCCGTTCCGCGGAAATTCATGTCGGCGGCCCGGGCGGCGGCGCGCAGTAAACCTGTTATTGTCCTCAGATCCGGCCGGAGCCGGGACACCGGAGGCACCGGGCGCACCCATGCCGGACGGCTGGCTAAATCCGACCTTGTCTACGAAACCGCGTTCCGTCGCGCTGGTCTCTTACGGGTCTACGATCTCGACGAAATGTTCGAAGCGCTGGAAACCCTTTCTCATGTCCGGGTGCCGCAGTGCCGCAACCTTGCCGTTATCGCGAACGGTCACAGCCTCGCAAGCCTGGCCTATGACCGGCTGGCCGCGCTCGGCGCCAATTTTGCGTCCTTGAGCGAAGAGACCCAATCCGAACTGCAACACTTCATTGGCAAGTCGCGCGATCTCGATGACACATCTGCGGGGCAAGCCTCGATTATTCTTCCAGAAGATACCTCTGCCGAGGAATTGACCTCAACGATCACCTCGGTTCTTAAAGATAAAAACGTGGATGGTGCTGTCGTATTGCAAGCCGCCAGCGCCTTTCAACCTTTGCCGGCCTTGGCCTCTGCCATCGCGGATGCTGCCAACCAGGATCGTAAGCGGCCGGGACGCCGAAAAGCCCTGGTTGCCGGACTGATCGGCGGCGACAGTGCAACACGTAAAGTCCTGACGGACGCAAAGGTGCCCAATTACGCCAGTCCGGCGGAAGCGGCACGCAGCCTGATGCATCTGGCACATGATGCCCAGGCACGTGAATTCCTGATGGCAGCGCCACCCAGCCTGCCGGCCAGTTTCACACCCGACACCAAAACCGCACGCTCCATAGTCGAAACGGCTTTGGCCGAAGACCGGATCTGGCTGACACCAAAAGAGGTCTGCGACATTCTCCGAGCATATGATTTGCCGATCATGGCAACGGACATGGCAACAACGCCTCAGGCCGCCGGCAAACTGTCTGAACCCTTTTTTAAGACGGTCAAGCATTGTGTCGCTAAGCTGATCTCGCCTGATCTGCCATTTAAATCCAAAATCGACGGTGTCCGGCTTGGCTTGGAAAATCCGGCTGCGGTCGAACAGGCCGCCAAGGAGCTCATCGATAACACCCGCCGGGACTATCCCGATGCTCGGATATCCGGAATTTCGGTTCACCCCATGCTGGAAGACCGGCACGGCCTGGAACTTTATCTTGGCCTTGCGGAAACACCGGAATTCGGACCTGTTCTGGTGTTCGGCCAGGGCGGAACGGCGATCGAGGAGAGCGAAGATATCGCCCTTGAACTGCCGCCACTTGATCTGAATTTGGCAGAAGCGCAAATTAACCGAACCCGGATCGCACGCCTGCTTGATGGCGGGCACTCCCGGCCAGCCCTAGATAAGGCAGCACTTGCGGAAGCCTTGGTCAAACTCTCGCAGATCACCATCGATGTCCCCGAGATCCAGGAGCTGGACATCAATCCGATGGTGTCATTGCCCTCCGGCCTGGTCGCACTGGATGCGCGGATGACACTCTGCCATCCGCAAAAACGCCCCGGGCGAACCGGTGGCAGCCGTTTGGCAATTGCGCCCTATCCGAAGGAATGGGAGCAAACCCTAACAGTGAAGGGCGGGCGGCAAGTCTTTGTCCGGCCGGTGCGCCCGGAAGACGAAGACATGTTCAAGGCCTTCTTTGAACAGATCTCTCCGGAAGACTTGCGCCTTCGGTTTTTTGCACCTGTCAGGGAATTCAGCCACCGGTTTCTCGCCCGATTGACACAGCTCGATTATGCAAGAGCTATGGCTTTTACCGCGCTCGACCCGGAAGATGGATCTTTGCTTGGCGTTGTCCGCCTGCATGCTGACCCCGACCACCACACAGGCGAATATGCCGTCATGGTGCGCTCGGATCTGAAAGGCTATGGC
Proteins encoded:
- a CDS encoding bifunctional acetate--CoA ligase family protein/GNAT family N-acetyltransferase — encoded protein: MTIRNLDGFFAPSSIAVLGPCRHPGVLTDKLIACLHAIEESHKVTLVGIDYSVPFSGQSVRTLSDLKQTPDLVIYLAKAEALPEIIEDLGARGTRAVLIPSPGYESWPEPVMQACREAARKTNLRLIGPGSLGVSVPAKGLNALLSAEQPTKGDIAFFSRSGAVLNATLSWAKTHNTGFSSVVSLGARIDVDVSDLIDYFAQDYRTRAIVLHLEGIAVPRKFMSAARAAARSKPVIVLRSGRSRDTGGTGRTHAGRLAKSDLVYETAFRRAGLLRVYDLDEMFEALETLSHVRVPQCRNLAVIANGHSLASLAYDRLAALGANFASLSEETQSELQHFIGKSRDLDDTSAGQASIILPEDTSAEELTSTITSVLKDKNVDGAVVLQAASAFQPLPALASAIADAANQDRKRPGRRKALVAGLIGGDSATRKVLTDAKVPNYASPAEAARSLMHLAHDAQAREFLMAAPPSLPASFTPDTKTARSIVETALAEDRIWLTPKEVCDILRAYDLPIMATDMATTPQAAGKLSEPFFKTVKHCVAKLISPDLPFKSKIDGVRLGLENPAAVEQAAKELIDNTRRDYPDARISGISVHPMLEDRHGLELYLGLAETPEFGPVLVFGQGGTAIEESEDIALELPPLDLNLAEAQINRTRIARLLDGGHSRPALDKAALAEALVKLSQITIDVPEIQELDINPMVSLPSGLVALDARMTLCHPQKRPGRTGGSRLAIAPYPKEWEQTLTVKGGRQVFVRPVRPEDEDMFKAFFEQISPEDLRLRFFAPVREFSHRFLARLTQLDYARAMAFTALDPEDGSLLGVVRLHADPDHHTGEYAVMVRSDLKGYGLGWALMKLIIRYAKADGIETIKGEVLKENTSMISMCQALGFKITTSPDDAGISDVILPVTDLPEDSA